A window from bacterium encodes these proteins:
- a CDS encoding DHA2 family efflux MFS transporter permease subunit: protein VFGPFLGGWLTEEYGWPWIFFINIPFSVVGITLTAIYMEDPPYLKRGIQRVDWGGIILLLVGLVSLQIFLERGQEENWFESAWITAMAVVTVASLAFLVYWELRVSEPIINFRVLRNIPLAVGSLIILVFGMAQFGTVFILPQFLQELLGYTPYNAGAVLLPRGLAIFVVLPVVGWLFNYISPRILVPTGVFLIIMALFQFSTLSLEAGMSNLIPPLMLMGAGAPFVFVTLSATALRSVESVDATAASSFFNLARRMGGNIGFAVLTTILERRFAYHRISLISYVNEMSGTYHQYKEGLMSLLFRRQVDVYTAKVKSIALIDKMINAQATMLAYNDAYSFLIICFAAILPLVLLIPGRKKVS from the coding sequence GGTGTTCGGGCCGTTCCTCGGCGGCTGGCTGACCGAGGAATACGGGTGGCCATGGATCTTTTTCATCAATATTCCCTTCAGTGTCGTGGGGATAACGCTGACCGCCATTTATATGGAAGATCCGCCCTATTTGAAGCGGGGCATCCAGCGGGTGGATTGGGGCGGAATCATTCTGCTCTTGGTGGGGCTGGTCAGTCTCCAGATTTTTCTCGAACGGGGGCAGGAGGAAAACTGGTTTGAATCCGCCTGGATCACAGCGATGGCCGTCGTCACGGTGGCGTCGCTTGCTTTTCTGGTGTATTGGGAGTTGCGCGTTTCGGAGCCGATCATCAATTTCCGGGTGTTGCGCAATATCCCCCTGGCGGTGGGCTCCCTCATCATCCTTGTTTTCGGGATGGCGCAGTTTGGTACGGTGTTCATCCTTCCGCAATTTCTTCAGGAACTTCTCGGCTATACGCCCTACAACGCCGGGGCAGTGCTTCTGCCGCGGGGGCTCGCCATTTTTGTGGTTTTGCCCGTTGTGGGCTGGCTGTTCAACTATATTTCCCCCCGTATACTCGTCCCGACCGGTGTCTTCCTGATCATCATGGCACTGTTCCAATTTTCAACTCTATCGCTCGAGGCCGGGATGTCGAATTTGATCCCGCCGCTTATGCTCATGGGAGCGGGGGCACCGTTTGTTTTTGTCACCCTCTCCGCCACCGCGCTCCGCTCGGTTGAGTCCGTGGACGCCACGGCGGCCTCGAGTTTTTTCAACCTGGCCAGACGAATGGGGGGGAACATCGGATTTGCCGTTTTGACAACCATTCTGGAGCGGAGGTTCGCTTATCACCGGATCAGCTTAATTTCTTATGTGAACGAAATGAGCGGTACCTATCACCAGTACAAGGAAGGGCTGATGTCTTTGTTGTTCCGCAGGCAGGTGGATGTTTACACGGCGAAAGTAAAATCCATCGCCTTGATAGATAAAATGATCAACGCACAGGCCACGATGCTGGCCTACAACGATGCATATTCGTTTTTGATAATCTGCTTTGCGGCCATTTTGCCGCTGGTGCTGCTCATTCCAGGGCGTAAGAAGGTCTCATAG
- a CDS encoding (2Fe-2S) ferredoxin domain-containing protein, which yields MKRHVFVCINQRPPNHPMGCCQSKGSIELIQALNESVSSSELAGHTAVAGTTCLGPCNMGPSIAVYPEGVWYSNVTPGDIPELVEEHLRNGRPVERLRLKMPNFSAGG from the coding sequence ATCAAGCGCCATGTCTTTGTCTGCATCAATCAGCGCCCGCCAAATCACCCGATGGGGTGCTGCCAGTCCAAGGGAAGCATCGAACTGATCCAGGCGCTGAACGAATCTGTGAGCTCCTCCGAACTGGCGGGTCATACCGCCGTTGCGGGCACAACATGTTTGGGGCCCTGCAACATGGGTCCCTCTATCGCCGTCTATCCCGAGGGCGTTTGGTACTCCAACGTCACCCCGGGGGATATCCCCGAACTGGTGGAAGAACATCTTCGCAACGGCAGACCCGTCGAACGGCTGCGGCTGAAAATGCCGAATTTCTCGGCCGGGGGATAG